The proteins below come from a single Thermopolyspora flexuosa genomic window:
- a CDS encoding NADPH-dependent FMN reductase, whose translation MAKPILQIIVGSTRPGRVGLPVAEWFRDRAVAHGGFDVELIDLAEVDLPFMNEPNHPRLRQYVHAHTKEWSATIERGDAFVFVTPEYNHGYNAVLKNALDYLHQEWAYKPAGFVGYGGVSAGTRAIQALKPVVAALRMTPVVEAVTIPFVFKLIEDGRLRADDLLNGAADAMLAELARLAEAGRRLRAEAAAV comes from the coding sequence GTGGCCAAGCCCATATTGCAGATCATCGTGGGAAGCACCCGGCCCGGCCGGGTCGGCCTGCCCGTCGCGGAGTGGTTCCGGGATCGTGCCGTGGCGCACGGTGGCTTCGACGTGGAGCTGATCGACCTCGCCGAGGTCGATCTGCCGTTCATGAACGAGCCGAACCACCCGCGGCTGCGGCAGTACGTCCACGCGCACACCAAGGAGTGGAGCGCGACGATCGAGCGGGGCGACGCCTTCGTGTTCGTCACGCCCGAGTACAACCACGGCTACAACGCCGTGCTGAAGAACGCCCTCGACTACCTGCACCAGGAGTGGGCGTACAAGCCGGCCGGGTTCGTCGGCTACGGCGGTGTGTCGGCCGGCACCCGGGCGATCCAGGCGCTCAAGCCCGTCGTGGCCGCGCTGCGGATGACGCCCGTGGTCGAGGCGGTCACCATCCCGTTCGTCTTCAAGCTCATCGAGGACGGGCGGCTGCGCGCCGACGACCTCCTGAACGGCGCCGCCGACGCGATGCTCGCCGAGCTCGCCCGGCTCGCCGAGGCGGGCCGCAGGCTGCGCGCCGAGGCCGCCGCGGTCTGA
- a CDS encoding D-arabinono-1,4-lactone oxidase: MTMRSTNWAGNVVFRASELHRPASIDELRRVVARSPKVRVLGSGHSFNEITDTDGTLVSLDALPPEVEIDGATGTARISAGLRYGELSRRLHAAGHALANLASLPHICVAGACATGTHGSGDGNGGLATSVTAVELVTGEGDLVTLSRDADPDRFPGAVVSLGALGVVVAMTLRLVPAFEVRQRVYENLPAEALAGHFDEIMASGYSVSLFTDWRGDRISQVWVKERVDASSGAPGDEREPVVAALGATPADGPRHPVPGMPAVNCTEQLGVPGPWFERLPHFRPEFTPSSGDELQAEYLLPRRHAVAAFQALAGIADRIAPVLHISEIRTVAADDLWLSPFHGRDTVAFHFTWKRDEAAVLDVLGLMEDVLAPFEPRPHWGKLFTIPPKVLHSRYDRMADFRALARELDPAGKFANAFVARHVLEIE, encoded by the coding sequence ATGACGATGCGATCAACCAACTGGGCGGGCAACGTCGTCTTCCGGGCGAGCGAGCTGCACCGGCCGGCATCGATCGACGAGCTGCGCCGGGTGGTGGCGCGCAGCCCCAAGGTCCGGGTGCTGGGCAGCGGGCACTCCTTCAACGAGATCACCGACACCGACGGCACGCTGGTCTCACTCGACGCGCTGCCGCCCGAGGTGGAGATCGACGGCGCCACCGGCACCGCGCGGATCTCCGCCGGGCTGCGGTACGGCGAGCTGAGCCGCCGCCTGCACGCGGCGGGCCACGCGCTCGCCAACCTCGCCTCCCTGCCGCACATCTGCGTCGCGGGCGCGTGCGCCACCGGCACCCACGGCTCGGGGGACGGCAACGGCGGGCTCGCCACCTCGGTCACCGCGGTCGAGCTCGTCACCGGCGAGGGCGATCTGGTCACGCTGAGCCGGGACGCCGACCCCGACCGCTTCCCCGGCGCGGTCGTCTCGCTGGGCGCGCTCGGCGTGGTGGTCGCCATGACCCTCCGCCTGGTGCCCGCGTTCGAGGTACGGCAGCGGGTCTACGAGAACCTCCCGGCCGAGGCCCTCGCCGGCCACTTCGACGAGATCATGGCCTCCGGCTACAGCGTGAGCCTGTTCACCGACTGGCGCGGTGACCGCATCAGCCAGGTCTGGGTCAAGGAGCGCGTCGACGCGTCATCGGGTGCCCCGGGTGACGAGCGGGAGCCGGTGGTGGCCGCGCTCGGCGCCACCCCCGCCGACGGGCCGCGCCACCCGGTGCCGGGTATGCCCGCCGTCAACTGCACCGAGCAGCTCGGCGTCCCCGGCCCCTGGTTCGAGCGCCTGCCGCACTTCCGGCCCGAGTTCACCCCGAGCAGCGGCGACGAGCTCCAGGCCGAGTACCTGCTGCCGCGGCGGCACGCGGTCGCGGCCTTCCAGGCCCTCGCCGGCATCGCCGACCGCATCGCCCCGGTGCTGCACATCTCCGAGATCCGCACCGTCGCCGCCGACGACCTGTGGCTGAGCCCGTTCCACGGCCGCGACACCGTGGCGTTCCACTTCACGTGGAAGCGGGACGAGGCCGCGGTGCTCGACGTGCTGGGCCTGATGGAGGACGTGCTCGCCCCGTTCGAGCCACGCCCGCACTGGGGCAAGCTCTTCACCATCCCGCCGAAGGTGCTGCACTCCCGCTACGACCGCATGGCCGATTTCCGCGCGCTCGCCCGCGAGCTCGACCCCGCCGGAAAGTTCGCCAACGCGTTCGTTGCGCGTCATGTCCTCGAGATCGAGTGA
- a CDS encoding serine/threonine protein kinase — translation MEPEPLLPSDPREIGGYRVVGRLGNGGMGVVYAAVDTSGRRVAVKLVHDHLAVDLEFRRRFSREVRVLREVEGACLARVLDSDPGAERPWLATEFIPGLTLEQHVLRHGPLTGDPLYGLAAGLAEALMAMHAAGVVHRDLKPSNVILSPEGPRVIDFGIAKVVDGTSVTHTGMLIGSPGWISPEEYGDGPVGTAADVYGWGLLVLYAASGEPPYGTGRPEVLAVRVLKDRPDLEPVPEDLRDLVRRAIAKDPAERPLAADLLAGVVECRRDAWDEAENGGERPGEDDAASAVTALLLQRTWVLPPEEAPDWPGAGTPSPGAERSADGEADAPEHTPDAAEEAAPDAREGTEQARDAEKEVPKDTAEAGTPAATDAGTGEPAATGPAAAERPGAEGSAGKAQDGDTGESATKVEPSGGAVARRPESAVPPTVPVGTVPAQAGAARPGGSWLHAYVVTVAAITVIAVTAIIVGGMTERSTPAAGSAIVPHAAPTGPAPATAATGGASAAPATPTSTPSVTASATAQGKPKKRKKRRPAGTRVSFRGITFTLPKGWRMVRMHSDLACIESPGAQKSDRIMDYHCRASAMAVATDSRADEWPGIVIDDKEDGWYFLGKHWGWYFLDSPVVPCLRDGRVWVDGQDFVAAQYATLTEFSLRRMADGRRAAYREWSVTCADFGYSTMKIWHLPKSKVSLYVLSALDEDLDELDRIAASANLLGYRYAAPV, via the coding sequence GTGGAGCCGGAGCCGTTGCTGCCGAGTGATCCGCGGGAGATCGGAGGCTACCGCGTCGTCGGCCGCCTCGGGAACGGCGGCATGGGCGTGGTGTACGCGGCCGTGGACACCTCCGGACGGCGCGTGGCGGTGAAGCTCGTGCACGACCATCTCGCGGTCGACCTCGAGTTCCGCCGCCGGTTCAGCCGGGAGGTCCGGGTGCTTCGGGAGGTCGAGGGCGCGTGCCTGGCACGGGTGCTCGACTCCGACCCCGGCGCCGAGCGGCCGTGGCTCGCCACCGAGTTCATCCCCGGTCTCACGCTCGAGCAGCACGTGCTCCGGCACGGGCCGCTCACCGGCGACCCGCTGTACGGCCTCGCCGCCGGGCTCGCCGAGGCGCTGATGGCGATGCACGCGGCCGGGGTGGTGCACCGCGACCTCAAGCCGTCGAACGTCATCCTCTCTCCGGAGGGGCCGCGGGTGATCGACTTCGGTATCGCGAAGGTCGTGGACGGCACCTCGGTCACCCATACCGGAATGCTGATCGGCTCGCCCGGCTGGATCAGCCCGGAGGAGTACGGCGACGGCCCGGTCGGCACCGCGGCCGACGTGTACGGCTGGGGCCTGCTCGTGCTCTACGCGGCGAGCGGCGAGCCGCCGTACGGGACCGGGCGGCCGGAGGTGCTCGCCGTACGGGTGCTGAAGGACCGGCCCGACCTGGAGCCCGTTCCCGAGGACCTGCGCGACCTGGTGCGGCGGGCGATCGCCAAGGACCCGGCCGAGCGGCCGCTCGCCGCCGACCTGCTCGCCGGCGTCGTGGAGTGCCGCCGCGACGCGTGGGACGAGGCGGAGAACGGCGGCGAGCGGCCGGGGGAGGACGACGCGGCCTCCGCCGTCACCGCGCTCCTGCTCCAGCGCACCTGGGTGCTGCCGCCGGAGGAGGCCCCCGACTGGCCCGGCGCCGGCACGCCGTCTCCCGGGGCCGAGCGATCCGCGGACGGCGAGGCGGACGCGCCGGAGCACACGCCGGACGCCGCGGAGGAGGCTGCGCCGGACGCGCGGGAGGGCACCGAGCAGGCCAGGGACGCCGAGAAGGAGGTGCCGAAGGACACGGCGGAGGCGGGCACGCCCGCGGCGACCGATGCGGGCACGGGCGAGCCCGCGGCGACCGGGCCCGCCGCTGCCGAGCGCCCCGGCGCCGAGGGCTCCGCCGGTAAGGCGCAGGACGGGGACACGGGCGAATCCGCCACGAAGGTCGAACCGTCCGGCGGTGCGGTGGCCCGCCGTCCCGAGTCGGCCGTTCCGCCGACCGTGCCGGTGGGAACCGTGCCCGCCCAGGCCGGCGCCGCGCGGCCCGGCGGCTCGTGGCTGCACGCGTACGTGGTCACCGTCGCGGCGATCACCGTGATCGCGGTCACCGCGATCATCGTGGGCGGGATGACGGAACGCTCCACCCCTGCGGCCGGCTCGGCGATCGTCCCGCACGCCGCGCCCACCGGTCCCGCGCCCGCCACCGCGGCCACCGGCGGCGCATCGGCCGCCCCGGCGACGCCGACGAGCACCCCCAGCGTGACGGCGAGCGCCACCGCGCAGGGGAAGCCCAAGAAGCGCAAGAAGCGCCGTCCCGCCGGAACGCGCGTCTCGTTCCGCGGCATCACCTTCACCCTGCCCAAGGGGTGGCGCATGGTCCGGATGCACAGCGATCTCGCCTGCATAGAGTCGCCCGGTGCCCAAAAGAGCGATCGCATCATGGACTATCACTGCCGCGCGAGTGCCATGGCGGTGGCCACCGACTCGCGCGCGGACGAGTGGCCGGGCATCGTCATCGACGACAAGGAGGACGGCTGGTACTTCCTCGGGAAGCACTGGGGCTGGTATTTCCTCGACAGCCCCGTTGTGCCATGCCTGCGGGACGGCCGGGTTTGGGTGGACGGCCAAGACTTCGTCGCCGCCCAGTACGCCACGCTGACCGAGTTCAGCCTGCGGCGGATGGCGGACGGCAGGCGCGCCGCCTACCGGGAGTGGTCGGTGACCTGCGCGGACTTCGGCTACTCGACGATGAAGATCTGGCACCTGCCCAAGTCGAAGGTCTCCCTCTACGTGCTGAGCGCGCTCGACGAGGACCTCGACGAGCTCGACCGGATCGCCGCCTCGGCCAACCTGCTCGGCTACAGGTACGCCGCGCCGGTGTGA
- a CDS encoding ADP-ribosylglycohydrolase family protein yields MNRTDQIGEAVGSAARIGAGIMAFACGDALGVPWENRPVSEIDAGRLDELPQRPGWPPGATSDDTQQLIMLAENLIATGGDGDPRAFLTALAAARDTIRGIGPTTRRAILRFTETGALHAGDGSSNGAVMRVLPLGWATRPADAERRRALVERMTVTTHGAPAAVAGACAVAAMGSYAVAGYPAERLIAVALAEIERFDLGAAARPVRLAAEGEWRPGPGGVTLDVLDTVAAVLHTIRQAGEPAEAMRRAVLLGGDTDTVAAIVGGILGGRHDTVAIPWAARVELPGDIDALATGLWHIRARPAEAPS; encoded by the coding sequence GTGAACCGCACCGATCAGATCGGCGAGGCAGTCGGATCGGCCGCGCGCATCGGCGCCGGGATCATGGCGTTCGCCTGCGGGGACGCGCTCGGCGTGCCGTGGGAGAACCGGCCCGTCTCCGAGATCGACGCCGGACGCCTGGACGAGCTGCCGCAGCGCCCGGGCTGGCCGCCCGGCGCCACCTCGGACGACACCCAGCAGCTGATCATGCTCGCCGAGAACCTGATCGCCACCGGCGGCGACGGCGACCCGCGCGCCTTCCTCACCGCGCTCGCGGCGGCCCGGGACACGATCCGCGGCATCGGCCCCACCACGCGCCGCGCGATCCTCCGCTTCACCGAGACCGGTGCGTTGCACGCCGGGGACGGATCGTCCAACGGTGCGGTGATGCGCGTCCTGCCACTGGGCTGGGCCACCCGCCCCGCCGACGCCGAGCGCCGCCGCGCCCTCGTCGAGAGGATGACCGTCACCACGCACGGCGCGCCCGCCGCCGTCGCCGGGGCGTGCGCGGTCGCCGCGATGGGCTCCTACGCCGTGGCGGGTTATCCGGCCGAGCGGCTCATCGCCGTCGCCCTCGCGGAGATCGAGCGGTTCGACCTCGGTGCCGCGGCCCGGCCGGTACGGCTCGCCGCCGAGGGCGAGTGGCGTCCCGGCCCCGGCGGTGTCACGCTGGACGTCCTCGACACGGTGGCCGCCGTGCTGCACACGATCCGCCAGGCCGGCGAGCCCGCGGAGGCGATGCGGCGGGCCGTCCTGCTCGGCGGCGACACCGACACGGTCGCCGCGATCGTCGGCGGGATCCTCGGCGGCAGGCACGACACCGTCGCGATCCCGTGGGCCGCCCGCGTGGAGCTCCCCGGCGACATCGACGCGCTCGCCACCGGCCTGTGGCACATCCGTGCCCGCCCCGCCGAGGCCCCGTCCTGA
- a CDS encoding TetR/AcrR family transcriptional regulator: protein MSGPTRRRGPGRPPGSDSAETRLRILQSARQVFSTIGFDQASLKQIAADAGLTRNAIANYYPSKIDLYLAALASVQEVAVERIINRASAVPGPAHRRIMALVESATDFGWTDRTFVRFFVTATVDATRHPELRDHALLPLETAGRFVRETLEAARRDGDVEPDVDIEALTRLVGDLLWGLAMDIGFYGEETQVRRTVRSVDRLLSAALVPASYGMPREGAN, encoded by the coding sequence GTGAGTGGCCCGACCAGGAGGCGTGGCCCCGGTCGCCCGCCCGGATCCGACAGCGCAGAGACCCGGCTGCGGATATTGCAGAGTGCCCGCCAGGTGTTCAGCACCATCGGGTTCGACCAGGCGAGCCTGAAGCAGATCGCCGCGGACGCGGGCCTGACGCGTAACGCGATCGCCAACTACTACCCGAGCAAGATCGACCTGTATCTCGCCGCGCTCGCCTCCGTGCAGGAGGTCGCGGTGGAGCGGATCATCAACCGGGCGTCGGCCGTGCCGGGGCCCGCGCACCGGCGGATCATGGCGCTGGTGGAGTCGGCGACCGACTTCGGCTGGACCGACCGGACGTTCGTGCGGTTCTTCGTCACCGCCACCGTGGACGCCACCCGGCACCCCGAGCTGCGCGACCACGCGCTGCTGCCGCTGGAGACGGCCGGCAGGTTCGTGCGGGAGACCCTCGAGGCGGCCCGGCGGGACGGCGACGTCGAGCCGGACGTCGACATCGAGGCGCTCACCCGGCTGGTCGGGGACCTGCTGTGGGGGCTCGCGATGGACATCGGGTTCTACGGGGAAGAGACGCAGGTCCGCCGCACCGTGCGCTCGGTGGACCGGCTGCTCAGCGCCGCGCTCGTGCCCGCCTCGTACGGCATGCCGCGGGAGGGGGCGAACTGA
- the mftE gene encoding mycofactocin biosynthesis peptidyl-dipeptidase MftE translates to MTRLADLTWPEAEGMAGRTLAVPVGSTEQHGPHLPLSTDTDVAAALAAELARRRPDVVVAPALPYGASGEHADFPGTLSIGHEALELVLIELGRSASLSFRAMLLVVGHGGNALAVSRAVRRLRYEGRRVLAWSPKWRGDWHAGRTETSVQLALGPERVRADRAEAGAAGDLAELMPALRERGVRAVSPNGVLGDPAGASAEQGRELLRAAADDLEAAVAAWIAEMA, encoded by the coding sequence ATGACCCGGCTCGCCGACCTGACCTGGCCGGAGGCCGAGGGGATGGCGGGGCGCACCCTCGCCGTCCCGGTCGGCTCGACCGAGCAGCACGGGCCGCACCTGCCGCTGTCCACCGACACCGACGTGGCCGCGGCGCTCGCGGCCGAGCTGGCGCGCCGCCGCCCCGACGTGGTGGTCGCCCCGGCCCTGCCGTACGGGGCGAGCGGGGAGCACGCGGACTTCCCCGGCACGCTGTCGATCGGCCACGAGGCGCTCGAGCTGGTGCTGATCGAGCTGGGCAGGTCGGCGTCGCTCAGCTTCCGGGCGATGCTGCTCGTGGTGGGCCACGGCGGCAACGCGCTCGCGGTGTCGCGGGCGGTGCGGCGGCTGCGCTACGAGGGCCGCCGGGTACTCGCCTGGTCGCCGAAGTGGCGAGGCGACTGGCACGCGGGCCGTACCGAGACGTCGGTGCAGCTCGCGCTCGGCCCGGAGCGGGTGCGCGCGGACCGGGCCGAGGCGGGCGCGGCCGGGGATCTCGCCGAGCTCATGCCCGCGCTGCGCGAGCGCGGGGTGCGGGCGGTGAGCCCGAACGGCGTGCTCGGCGACCCGGCGGGGGCGAGCGCGGAGCAGGGCCGGGAGCTGCTCCGGGCCGCCGCCGACGACCTGGAGGCGGCGGTGGCGGCCTGGATCGCGGAGATGGCCTAG
- a CDS encoding mycofactocin-associated electron transfer flavoprotein beta subunit — MSKAGSGSAGPVIVVCLRPADPAARVDPVSGHVDRDPGMLGLPPAEAAALEYGLRVAEAWSGRVLAVTAGDASADEVLRQVAALGVEVLRVPWHAADEEYVADLAADERALAAALAAAIRKATGPDGPALVLTGDRSADRGTGALPAYLAHELGAAQALGLVGLEATGDHLVAERRLDGGRRERLRVPRPAVCSVEAAGVRLRRAGLPGLLAAASAQVPVAAAAPAGGPQVTVGRARPFRPRARVVPPPAGASARERLLRLTGVLDTHEPPTVIGPVDAAEAADALLDFLRRTGHLEAQDAADAAAR; from the coding sequence ATGAGCAAGGCAGGGTCCGGGTCGGCGGGGCCCGTGATCGTGGTGTGCCTGCGGCCCGCCGACCCGGCGGCCCGGGTCGACCCGGTGAGCGGGCACGTCGACCGCGACCCGGGCATGCTCGGCCTGCCGCCCGCCGAGGCCGCCGCCCTCGAGTACGGCCTGCGCGTCGCCGAGGCCTGGTCGGGCCGGGTGCTGGCGGTGACCGCGGGCGACGCGTCGGCCGACGAGGTGCTGCGGCAGGTCGCCGCGCTCGGCGTCGAGGTGCTCCGGGTGCCGTGGCACGCGGCGGACGAGGAGTACGTCGCCGACCTCGCGGCCGACGAGCGGGCCCTGGCGGCGGCGCTCGCCGCGGCGATCCGGAAGGCGACCGGCCCGGACGGCCCGGCGCTCGTGCTGACCGGCGACCGCTCGGCCGACCGCGGCACCGGCGCGCTGCCCGCCTACCTGGCGCACGAGCTCGGCGCCGCCCAGGCGCTCGGCCTCGTCGGCCTGGAGGCCACAGGCGATCACCTCGTCGCCGAGCGCCGCCTCGACGGCGGGCGCCGGGAGCGGCTGCGCGTGCCGCGGCCCGCGGTGTGCTCGGTGGAGGCGGCCGGGGTACGGCTGCGCCGGGCGGGCCTGCCGGGCCTGCTCGCCGCCGCCTCCGCGCAGGTGCCGGTCGCGGCGGCCGCCCCGGCCGGTGGCCCGCAGGTGACCGTGGGCCGGGCCCGGCCGTTCCGGCCGCGGGCGCGGGTGGTGCCGCCGCCGGCCGGGGCGAGCGCGCGGGAGCGGCTGCTGCGGCTCACCGGCGTGCTCGACACGCACGAGCCGCCCACGGTGATCGGCCCGGTGGACGCGGCCGAGGCGGCCGACGCGCTGCTCGACTTCCTGCGGCGCACCGGGCACCTCGAGGCGCAGGACGCCGCCGACGCGGCCGCGCGATGA
- a CDS encoding ferredoxin family protein codes for MILRRRRGAATIDAPAAPAAATAPARPGTPERWGEVSFEDRMATVDFRVSERPHIVVDSDVCRSCTTRDCVTACPANLFAPTADGGILFNYEQCFECGTCYQICNREGAITWTYPDGGHGVIFRHG; via the coding sequence ATGATCCTGCGCAGGCGGCGCGGCGCCGCGACCATCGACGCCCCGGCCGCACCGGCGGCCGCCACCGCCCCGGCCCGGCCCGGCACGCCCGAGCGGTGGGGCGAGGTGTCGTTCGAGGACCGCATGGCCACCGTCGACTTCCGGGTGAGCGAACGGCCGCACATCGTCGTCGACTCGGACGTGTGCCGCTCGTGCACCACCCGGGACTGCGTGACCGCGTGCCCGGCGAACCTGTTCGCCCCCACCGCGGACGGCGGCATCCTGTTCAACTACGAGCAGTGCTTCGAGTGCGGCACCTGCTACCAGATCTGCAACCGGGAGGGCGCCATCACCTGGACCTACCCGGACGGCGGCCACGGCGTCATCTTCCGCCACGGCTGA
- a CDS encoding FAD-dependent oxidoreductase gives MADPRVNGRAAAEVDAVVVGAGPAGSAAAWALARAGKSVVLLERGPFPGSKNLYGGVVYGRILDEIVPRWWEEVPVQRWVVRRSTMVMTATQALTVDFRTQAWGRPPYNGMTVYRADFDRWLAGKAVEAGATLVTSTVATGLLRDEAGRIAGVRTDRPDGDLRARIVIACDGVNSFLAKEARLLPRTNPEHLTLGVKEVLALPREVIDERFGLRGDEGLDIEILGCTGDIPGGGFLYTNGDTVSVGVVLSLAHLGKAGKRPEEVIAGLKAHPAIAPYLRGATLKEYGAHLIPEGGYNHMPALYTDGMLVAGDAAGMCLAAGIWLEGVNFAIGSGLAAGRAAAKALDAGDLSASGLSVYQRELEKGFVLANHERLRGAPDLVLSERVQRRYPGLVADLVEGMFTVTDPKPKPGLLALLRRAARRNDVKLRHLLADGLRGGRVFR, from the coding sequence ATGGCTGATCCGCGCGTGAACGGCCGGGCGGCCGCCGAGGTCGACGCGGTCGTCGTCGGGGCCGGGCCGGCCGGGTCCGCGGCGGCGTGGGCGCTCGCCCGGGCCGGGAAGTCGGTGGTGCTGCTGGAACGCGGCCCCTTCCCCGGCAGCAAGAACCTCTACGGCGGCGTGGTGTACGGCCGCATCCTCGACGAGATCGTGCCGCGCTGGTGGGAGGAGGTCCCGGTCCAGCGCTGGGTGGTGCGCCGCTCCACCATGGTGATGACCGCCACCCAGGCGCTCACCGTCGACTTCCGCACCCAGGCGTGGGGGCGGCCGCCGTACAACGGGATGACCGTCTACCGGGCGGACTTCGACCGGTGGCTCGCCGGCAAGGCGGTGGAGGCGGGCGCGACGCTCGTCACCTCCACGGTGGCGACCGGGCTGCTGCGGGACGAGGCCGGGCGGATCGCCGGGGTGCGCACCGACCGCCCGGACGGCGACCTGCGCGCCAGGATCGTGATCGCCTGTGACGGGGTGAACTCGTTCCTGGCGAAGGAGGCCCGGCTGCTGCCGCGCACCAACCCCGAGCACCTCACGCTCGGCGTCAAGGAGGTGCTCGCGCTGCCCCGCGAGGTGATCGACGAGCGGTTCGGGCTGCGCGGCGACGAGGGCCTCGACATCGAGATCCTCGGCTGCACCGGCGACATCCCCGGCGGCGGCTTCCTCTACACCAACGGCGACACGGTCTCGGTCGGCGTGGTGCTGTCGCTGGCCCACCTCGGCAAGGCGGGCAAACGCCCGGAGGAGGTGATCGCCGGGCTCAAGGCCCACCCGGCGATCGCGCCGTACCTGCGGGGCGCGACGCTCAAGGAGTACGGCGCGCACCTGATCCCCGAGGGCGGCTACAACCACATGCCGGCCCTGTACACCGACGGCATGCTCGTCGCCGGGGACGCCGCCGGGATGTGCCTCGCCGCGGGCATCTGGCTCGAGGGCGTGAACTTCGCCATCGGGTCCGGGCTCGCCGCGGGCCGGGCCGCCGCCAAGGCGCTCGACGCCGGGGACCTGTCCGCCTCCGGGCTCTCGGTCTACCAGCGGGAGCTGGAGAAGGGGTTCGTGCTCGCCAACCACGAGCGGCTGCGCGGCGCACCGGACCTCGTGCTCTCCGAGCGCGTGCAGCGCCGCTACCCGGGACTCGTCGCCGACCTGGTCGAGGGGATGTTCACCGTGACCGATCCCAAGCCCAAGCCGGGCCTGCTCGCGCTGCTGAGGCGGGCCGCCCGGCGCAACGACGTGAAGCTGCGCCACCTGCTGGCGGACGGCCTGCGCGGCGGGCGGGTGTTCCGATGA